A section of the Humulus lupulus chromosome 2, drHumLupu1.1, whole genome shotgun sequence genome encodes:
- the LOC133817055 gene encoding protein NUCLEAR FUSION DEFECTIVE 4: MGQLQEKLRGFVNNRWLVFVAAMWLQSTAGIGYLFGSISPVIKSSLNYNQRQLARLGVAKDLGDCVGFFAGSLSEILPMWAALLVGALKNFFGYGWVWLIVTGRAPVLPLWAICVLIFVGTNGETYFNTASLVSCVQNFPKSRGPVVGILKGFAGLSGAILTQIYTMIHSPDKASIVFMVAVAPTMVTIALMFIVRPVGGHKQVRSSDGMSFTLIYSVCILLAAYLLGVMLVQDLVEVSHDVIVIFTVILFIILLAPIVIPVWLSFSPESGVPEEEAFLAQPKKEEIESGACSDSEVILSELEDEKPKEVDLLPRSERKKRIAQLQTKLLQAAAEGAVRTKRRRGPHRGENFTLMQALIKADFWLIFVSLMLGSGTGLTVIDNLGQLSQSLRYDNTHIFVSMISIWNFLGRVAGGYFSEIVVRDYAYPRPIVMAIAQFAMAFGHLYVAFALPGALYVGTVVIGTGYGFHWAIVPATASELFGLKSFGALYNFLTMANPAGCLIFSSLIAGPLYDREAEKQAQGRHLQPQFAGSIFSGMLGPNDPPACEGSICFFTTLVIMSGFCILGVVLSLILVYRTKAVYTHLYGKSRSAPVS, from the exons aTGGGTCAGTTACAGGAGAAGTTGAGAGGTTTTGTGAACAACAGATGGCTCGTTTTTGTGGCCGCAATGTGGTTGCAGTCCACGGCTGGGATTGGATATTTGTTCGGCAGCATATCTCCGGTCATAAAAAGCTCTTTGAATTATAATCAAAGACAGCTAGCGAGGCTCGGTGTGGCTAAAGATCTTGGAGATTGTGTTGGGTTCTTTGCTGGAAGCTTGAGCGAGATTTTGCCCATGTGGGCTGCTCTGCTGGTCGGGGCTCTCAAGAATTTTTTTGGGTACGGTTGGGTTTGGCTGATTGTTACTGGAAGAGCTCCCGTTTTGCCTTTGTGGGCT ATCTGCGTTCTTATATTCGTGGGGACAAATGGTGAGACCTACTTCAATACAGCCTCTCTGGTTTCCTGTGTTCAAAACTTTCCAAAAAGTAGGGGTCCTGTGGTCGGTATTTTGAAGGGCTTTGCAGGCTTAAGTGGTGCGATTTTGACACAGATATACACAATGATCCACTCACCAGACAAAGCATCTATTGTTTTCATGGTTGCGGTTGCTCCAACCATGGTGACTATTGCTTTAATGTTTATTGTTAGACCTGTTGGAGGTCATAAACAGGTCCGATCATCGGATGGCATGAGCTTCACATTAATCTACAGTGTGTGCATACTATTGGCTGCTTATTTGTTGGGGGTCATGCTCGTTCAAGATTTAGTTGAAGTGAGCCATGATGTGATCGTAATCTTTACAGTGATCTTGTTCATCATTCTCCTAGCTCCTATTGTCATTCCTGTGTGGTTGAGTTTCTCTCCAGAATCAGGAGTTCCGGAAGAAGAGGCATTCCTAGCTCAGCCTAAGAAAGAGGAAATTGAGTCAGGTGCCTGTAGTGATAGTGAGGTGATATTGAGTGAACTTGAAGATGAGAAGCCTAAGGAAGTGGACTTGCTTCCTAGATCAGAAAGGAAAAAACGAATAGCCCAATTGCAAACAAAATTACTCCAAGCAGCTGCTGAAGGAGCGGTGAGGACCAAGAGGAGGAGAGGTCCACACAGGGGGGAAAACTTTACCTTGATGCAAGCTCTGATCAAAGCAGACTTTTGGCTTATTTTTGTGTCACTTATGTTAGGTTCTGGAACCGGTTTGACAGTGATCGACAACTTGGGTCAGTTGAGCCAGTCTCTTAGATATGATAATACACATATTTTTGTTTCCATGATCAGTATTTGGAACTTTTTAGGCCGTGTTGCGGGTGGTTACTTCTCTGAAATTGTAGTGAG GGATTATGCTTATCCAAGACCAATCGTAATGGCTATTGCTCAATTTGCTATGGCATTTGGCCATCTCTATGTTGCTTTTGCATTGCCTGGGGCGCTTTATGTTGGAACTGTCGTGATTGGCACTGGTTATGGTTTTCACTGGGCAATTGTACCAGCTACTGCCTCTGAATTGTTTGGCTTGAAAAGCTTTGGAGCGTTGTACAATTTTCTCACAATGGCAAACCCTGCTGGATGTCTAATCTTCTCTAGCCTAATTGCTGGCCCTCTATATGACCGTGAAGCAGAGAAGCAAGCTCAAGGACGCCACCTCCAGCCGCAGTTTGCAGGATCAATCTTCTCAGGCATGCTTGGACCGAACGATCCACCAGCGTGTGAAGGTTCCATATGTTTCTTCACAACTTTGGTAATAATGTCTGGCTTCTGCATTCTTGGGGTTGTCTTAAGCTTGATTCTTGTGTATAGAACTAAGGCAGTATACACCCACCTCTATGGGAAGTCCCGTTCAGCGCCAGTTTCATAA